The proteins below come from a single Oxyura jamaicensis isolate SHBP4307 breed ruddy duck chromosome 1, BPBGC_Ojam_1.0, whole genome shotgun sequence genomic window:
- the GDAP2 gene encoding ganglioside-induced differentiation-associated protein 2, whose product MDPLGAPSKFVDIDSLPGWSDVYEAKQLDSHPNPVEKAQVDIRSPFPYRKDINAKIILWKGDVALLNCTAIVNTSNESLTDKNPVSESVFMHAGPDLRDELQKLKGCRTGEAKLTKGFNLAARFIIHTVGPKYKSRYRTAAESSLYSCYRNVLQLAKEQAMCSVGFCVINSLKRCYPLEDATHIALRTVRRFLEIHGETLEKVVFAVSELEEATYQKLLPLYFPRSLEEEIQSLPYLPADIGNAEGEPVVPERQIRITEKPGVPDDASDEEGLEADLSFIGSHAFARMEGDVDKQRRLILQGQLSEAALQKQHQRNYNRWLCQARAEDLSDIASLKALYQTGVDNFGRTVMVVVGRNIPVTLIDMEKALLYFIHVMDHIAVKEYVLVYFHTLTNDYNQLDSNFLKKLYDVVDAKYKRNLKALYFVHPTFRSKVSAWFFTTFTVSGLKDKIHYVESLQQLFTAIPPEQIDLPPFVLEYDARENGPYYSSYPPSPDL is encoded by the exons ATGGATCCCTTGGGTGCACCTTCCAAATTTGTGGATATCGACAGTCTGCCAGGCTGGAGTGATGTCTATGAGGCTAAGCAGCTGGACTCTCACCCAAACCCTGTTGAAAAAGCTCAAGTTGATATTAGATCACCTTTTCCATACAGGAAGGACatcaatgcaaaaataatattatg GAAAGGAGATGTAGCATTACTGAACTGCACAGCCATAGTAAATACCAGTAATGAGTCTCTCACCGATAAGAATCCAGTATCTGAAAGTGTCTTCATGCATGCTGGGCCTGACCTGAGGGATGAACTCCAGAAGCTCAAGG ggtgcAGGACAGGGGAGGCTAAACTCACCAAGGGATTTAATTTGGCTGCACGCTTCATCATTCACACAGTCGGACCCAAGTACAAGAGCCGGTATCGCACAGCAGCTGAGAGTTCTCTGTACAGCTGTTACCGCAATGTCCTGCAGCTCGCAAA GGAACAGGCAATGTGCTCTGTAGGATTTTGTGTCATTAACTCTCTGAAAAGATGCTACCCCTTGGAGGATGCAACCCACATAGCACTGC GCACAGTTAGAAGGTTCCTGGAGATTCATGGGGAGACCCTAGAGAAGGTTGTGTTTGCAGTCTCTGAGCTCGAAGAG gCCACTTACCAGAAGTTGCTGCCTCTGTATTTTCCAAGATCATTGGAAGAAGAGATACAATCCTTGCCTTACCTCCCTGCAGATATTGGTAATGCGGAAGGGGAGCCTGTAGTACCAGAGCGGCAGATCAGAATTACTGAGAAGCCAGGTGTTCCAGATG ATGCTTCAGATGAAGAGGGGTTGGAGGCAGACTTGTCTTTCATTGGTTCCCATGCTTTTGCCCGCATGGAGGGAGACGTTGACAAACAGAGACGCCTCATCCTTCAGGGACAGTTGTCAGAGGCAGCACTGCAAAAACAGCATCAGAGGAA TTACAATCGCTGGCTGTGTCAAGCAAGAGCTGAAGACCTCTCTGATATTGCTTCCCTCAAAGCCTTGTACCAGACAG GTGTGGATAACTTTGGTCGCACAGTAATGGTAGTGGTTGGAAGGAATATCCCTGTAACATTGATAGACATGGAAAAG GCTCTTCTGTATTTCATCCACGTCATGGATCATATTGCAGTGAAGGAATATGTCCTAGTGTATTTCCATACACTCACAAATGATTACAATCAACTAGACTCTAATTTCTTGAAGAAACTCTATGATGTTGTTGATGCCAA GTACAAGAGGAATTTGAAGGCACTGTATTTTGTCCATCCAACATTTCGTTCAAAG GTCTCGGCATGGTTTTTCACAACTTTTACAGTCTCAGGGCTAAAGGACAAAATCCACTATGTGGAAAGCCTTCAGCAGTTATTCACAGCCATACCCCCAGAACAGATTGATCTTCCCCCTTTTGTCCTTGAGTATGATGCCAGG GAAAATGGGCCTTACTATTCCTCTTATCCTCCATCCCCTGACTTGTGA